Proteins encoded together in one Synechococcus sp. BL107 window:
- the psaM gene encoding photosystem I reaction center subunit XII: MDSAISSPEIFIALVVAAHAAILALRLSVSLYRA; the protein is encoded by the coding sequence ATGGACTCCGCCATTTCCTCCCCTGAGATCTTCATTGCTCTTGTGGTGGCCGCCCACGCAGCGATCTTGGCCTTACGCCTGTCGGTGAGTCTCTATCGCGCCTGA
- a CDS encoding protochlorophyllide reductase, with amino-acid sequence MTSTPGIVLITGTTSGVGLNTAKSLASRGWQVITANRSPQRAAAAADDLGIPKERLQHVLMDLGDLESVRRAVQSLPATLDAVVCNAAVYKPKLKQPERSPQGYELSMATNHLGHFLLIHLLLDRLKGSKHPSRRVVILGTVTANSKELGGKIPIPAPADLGDLSGFYQGFLDPIAMANGQPFKPGKAYKDSKLCNMITTQELHQRLHQDTGITFSSLYPGCVADSPLFRNTPRAFQTIFPWFQKNITGGYVTQALAGDRVAQVVADPDFAESGVHWSWGNRQKKDGQQFSQELSDKATDPETASSVWDLSKQLVGLP; translated from the coding sequence ATGACCAGTACTCCTGGCATTGTTCTGATCACGGGCACCACCTCGGGTGTTGGCCTAAACACCGCCAAGTCTTTGGCCTCCCGTGGATGGCAGGTGATCACAGCGAATCGAAGTCCTCAGCGGGCAGCGGCAGCGGCAGATGATTTGGGGATCCCGAAAGAACGTCTCCAGCACGTTCTGATGGATCTCGGTGATTTGGAGAGTGTGCGTCGGGCTGTGCAAAGTCTTCCTGCCACCCTTGATGCCGTTGTTTGTAATGCCGCGGTCTACAAGCCGAAGTTGAAGCAGCCCGAACGTTCGCCGCAAGGATATGAACTGTCTATGGCCACAAATCATCTTGGCCACTTTCTACTGATTCACTTATTGCTCGATCGTTTGAAGGGTTCCAAACATCCCTCTCGTCGAGTAGTGATCCTTGGCACTGTTACAGCAAATTCCAAAGAATTGGGTGGCAAGATTCCGATTCCTGCTCCAGCTGACTTGGGAGATCTTTCTGGTTTTTATCAGGGTTTCTTGGATCCCATCGCGATGGCGAATGGCCAACCCTTCAAGCCTGGTAAGGCATATAAAGACAGCAAACTATGCAACATGATTACGACCCAGGAGCTACACCAACGACTACATCAAGACACGGGAATTACATTTAGTTCGCTTTATCCAGGCTGTGTTGCAGATTCACCATTGTTTCGCAATACCCCGAGGGCCTTTCAAACAATTTTTCCTTGGTTCCAAAAAAATATCACCGGCGGCTATGTCACCCAAGCATTAGCTGGAGATCGCGTTGCTCAAGTTGTGGCGGATCCAGATTTTGCAGAGTCTGGTGTGCATTGGAGTTGGGGAAATCGCCAGAAGAAAGATGGTCAGCAATTTAGTCAAGAGTTATCAGACAAGGCTACAGATCCAGAGACTGCATCAAGTGTTTGGGACTTGTCCAAACAACTTGTAGGCCTTCCATAA
- the bchL gene encoding ferredoxin:protochlorophyllide reductase (ATP-dependent) iron-sulfur ATP-binding protein, whose protein sequence is MTTTLSRPTDGEGSVQVQQDPSMKIEEGALVIAVYGKGGIGKSTTSSNLSAAFSKLGKRVLQIGCDPKHDSTFTLTHSMVPTVIDILEEVDFHSEELRPDDFVFTGYNGVKCVESGGPPAGTGCGGYVTGQTVKLLKEHHLLEDTDVVIFDVLGDVVCGGFAAPLQHANYCLIVTANDFDSIFAMNRIVQAIQAKAKNYKVRLGGVVANRSADTDQIDKFNERTGLRTMAHFKDVDAIRRSRLKKCTIFEMDDDDEAVEAVRNEYLRLAQNMLDKVEPLEAVSLKDREIFDLLGFD, encoded by the coding sequence ATGACAACAACACTGTCGCGTCCGACGGACGGAGAGGGAAGTGTTCAGGTCCAACAGGACCCGTCGATGAAGATTGAAGAGGGTGCGCTAGTTATTGCTGTGTATGGCAAAGGTGGAATCGGTAAGTCCACCACGTCATCCAACTTGTCAGCAGCATTTTCCAAGCTGGGCAAGCGCGTTCTACAGATCGGCTGCGACCCCAAGCACGACAGCACCTTCACCCTCACCCATTCGATGGTGCCCACGGTGATTGACATCCTTGAGGAAGTCGATTTCCACAGCGAAGAGCTTCGTCCCGACGACTTCGTCTTCACTGGCTACAACGGTGTGAAGTGCGTTGAAAGTGGTGGCCCCCCAGCCGGAACAGGCTGCGGTGGCTATGTGACCGGCCAAACGGTGAAACTCCTCAAAGAGCATCACCTCCTGGAAGACACGGATGTGGTGATTTTCGATGTGCTCGGCGATGTGGTTTGCGGAGGTTTCGCAGCCCCGCTGCAGCATGCCAACTATTGCCTGATCGTGACGGCTAACGATTTCGACTCCATCTTTGCGATGAATCGGATTGTGCAGGCCATCCAAGCCAAGGCAAAAAATTACAAAGTTCGTCTTGGCGGTGTAGTTGCCAACCGATCGGCTGACACCGATCAAATCGACAAGTTCAACGAACGCACTGGCTTGCGCACCATGGCCCACTTCAAAGACGTGGATGCCATCCGTCGCTCACGCTTAAAAAAATGCACCATCTTTGAGATGGACGACGACGACGAGGCTGTTGAAGCCGTTCGTAACGAGTATCTACGATTGGCCCAGAATATGCTCGACAAAGTCGAGCCGCTGGAAGCTGTTTCCCTCAAAGATCGCGAAATCTTTGACCTACTTGGATTCGACTAG
- a CDS encoding ferredoxin:protochlorophyllide reductase (ATP-dependent) subunit B yields the protein MELTLWTYEGPPHVGAMRIAASMKGVHYVLHAPQGDTYADLLFTMIERRGKRPPVTYTTFQARDLGGDTAELVKRHIREAVERFKPDALLVGESCTAELIQDQPGALAGGMGFELPIVSLELPAYSKKENWGASETLYQLVRGLLKNQEVNSEGHNPKAWKDQGRRPRVNLIGPSLLGFRCRDDVIEISRLLASHGIDVNTVVPLEATVADIMRLPEADLNVCLYAEIAESCCSWMERQFGIPFTKTMPIGVGATADFLAEAHNLLGMEAPDAREGEHSSKLPWYSASVDSTYLTGKRVFIFGDGSHVLAAARIASEELGFQVVGLGTYSREMARPVRAAAKALGLEALISDDYLAVEAAMAEAVPELVLGTQMERHSAKRLGIPCAVISTPMHVQDVPARFSPQMGWEGANVIFDSWVHPLMMGLEEHLIGMFRHDFEFVDGHQSHLGHLGGLQSAQVDDVPSIEENAPESSATESNGSSVAVATASLEWTVDGEAELKKIPFFVRGKVRRNTEAFAKEKGLNRINSETLYDAKAHFSA from the coding sequence ATGGAATTAACGCTCTGGACCTATGAAGGCCCCCCCCATGTCGGGGCGATGCGCATCGCTGCATCGATGAAAGGCGTGCATTACGTCCTCCATGCACCCCAGGGAGATACCTACGCGGACCTGCTCTTCACGATGATTGAACGGCGCGGAAAAAGACCGCCGGTCACCTACACCACATTTCAGGCTCGGGACTTAGGCGGCGACACGGCAGAGCTGGTGAAGCGCCACATCCGTGAAGCCGTTGAACGCTTCAAGCCCGACGCCCTGCTTGTGGGTGAAAGCTGCACAGCAGAATTGATCCAAGATCAACCAGGAGCCCTTGCGGGCGGGATGGGCTTCGAGCTTCCAATCGTGAGCCTCGAGCTTCCGGCCTACAGCAAAAAAGAAAATTGGGGCGCATCGGAAACGCTGTACCAATTGGTACGAGGACTCCTCAAAAATCAAGAGGTCAACAGCGAAGGCCATAACCCAAAGGCATGGAAGGACCAGGGGCGTCGCCCCCGCGTCAACTTGATCGGTCCATCGCTCCTCGGATTCCGATGTCGCGATGATGTGATCGAAATCAGTCGACTTCTCGCCAGTCATGGCATTGATGTCAACACTGTTGTGCCTCTCGAGGCCACGGTGGCCGACATCATGCGGCTTCCAGAAGCCGATCTCAATGTCTGCCTCTATGCAGAAATTGCCGAATCCTGTTGCAGCTGGATGGAGCGGCAGTTTGGGATTCCATTCACCAAAACCATGCCGATCGGCGTGGGCGCGACAGCTGATTTCCTCGCAGAAGCGCACAACCTTCTTGGCATGGAAGCACCCGATGCCCGCGAAGGCGAGCACAGTTCCAAGTTGCCTTGGTATTCAGCATCGGTTGACTCGACTTATCTCACCGGCAAACGGGTGTTCATCTTTGGAGATGGAAGCCATGTGTTAGCCGCGGCCCGAATTGCCAGCGAAGAGCTGGGCTTTCAGGTGGTGGGGCTCGGCACCTACAGCCGAGAAATGGCACGGCCAGTCCGGGCGGCAGCCAAAGCTCTTGGCTTAGAAGCCCTGATCAGTGACGACTACCTGGCGGTGGAAGCTGCCATGGCAGAAGCCGTACCAGAGCTGGTGCTTGGAACACAGATGGAACGCCACAGCGCCAAACGGCTGGGCATCCCCTGTGCCGTGATCAGTACCCCCATGCACGTTCAAGATGTGCCCGCACGTTTCAGCCCTCAAATGGGCTGGGAAGGCGCCAATGTGATTTTCGACAGCTGGGTGCACCCATTAATGATGGGTTTAGAGGAACACCTGATTGGCATGTTCCGCCACGACTTTGAATTCGTCGATGGGCATCAAAGTCATCTTGGACACTTGGGCGGACTGCAAAGCGCCCAGGTGGACGACGTTCCCTCGATTGAGGAGAACGCTCCTGAGAGCAGTGCCACTGAGTCCAATGGATCATCCGTGGCTGTGGCGACAGCCAGCCTGGAATGGACGGTTGATGGCGAAGCGGAATTGAAAAAGATTCCCTTCTTTGTGCGGGGCAAAGTGCGCCGCAACACAGAAGCCTTTGCCAAAGAGAAAGGGCTCAATCGGATCAACAGCGAAACGCTCTATGACGCCAAGGCGCATTTCAGCGCTTAG
- a CDS encoding ferredoxin:protochlorophyllide reductase (ATP-dependent) subunit N: MSGPTLLKESGPREVFCGLTSIVWLHRRMPDAFFLVVGSRTCAHLIQSAAGVMIFAEPRFGTAILNERDLAGLADAQEELDRVAKELLQRRPEIRTLFLVGSCPSEVIKLDLSRAAERLTDELQGRVRVVNYSGSGIETTFTQGEDGALAALIPFLPSSDERQLLLVGTLADAVEDRLVHLFNKLNINAIKSLPPRQSTDLPAVGPGTTVLLTQPYLTTTARLLKDRGARVLTAPFPLGAEGSRRWMETAARDFEVDEAQIDSVLSPLMERAQIALAPHREVLKGKRIFLLPESQLELPLARFLQRECGMELVEVGTPYLNRDQMAEEIALLPEGTPVMEGQHVELQLDRVRDSKPDLVVCGMGLANPLEAEGIATKWSIELVFSPIHGIDQAGELAELFSRPLRRHQLLAH; the protein is encoded by the coding sequence ATGTCCGGCCCAACCCTGCTTAAGGAGAGTGGACCGCGGGAGGTGTTCTGCGGTCTCACGTCGATTGTTTGGCTGCATCGGCGCATGCCAGATGCTTTTTTTCTGGTTGTTGGATCACGCACCTGTGCTCACTTAATCCAGAGCGCAGCGGGCGTGATGATTTTCGCTGAACCACGCTTCGGCACAGCCATCCTGAATGAGCGCGATTTGGCCGGTCTGGCCGATGCCCAAGAGGAGCTGGATCGCGTCGCCAAAGAGCTGCTGCAACGGCGGCCCGAAATTCGAACGCTGTTCCTCGTGGGCTCATGCCCAAGTGAAGTGATCAAGCTGGATCTCTCGCGAGCTGCGGAACGCCTGACCGACGAGCTGCAGGGTCGTGTGCGGGTCGTGAACTATTCCGGCAGCGGAATCGAAACCACCTTTACGCAGGGGGAAGACGGCGCACTTGCGGCTCTAATTCCGTTCCTTCCGTCGTCTGATGAACGCCAACTCCTTTTAGTGGGAACGTTGGCTGACGCGGTGGAGGATCGGCTTGTTCATCTGTTCAACAAGCTCAACATCAACGCGATCAAGAGCTTGCCCCCAAGGCAATCCACAGACCTTCCCGCCGTTGGCCCTGGCACCACGGTGCTGCTGACGCAGCCCTACCTCACAACAACAGCTCGGCTGCTCAAAGATCGCGGTGCTCGTGTGCTGACTGCTCCCTTCCCCCTCGGTGCCGAGGGCAGTCGGCGGTGGATGGAAACAGCAGCACGAGATTTTGAGGTAGATGAGGCGCAAATCGACAGTGTTCTTTCCCCCTTAATGGAGCGCGCTCAGATTGCCCTGGCTCCCCATCGCGAGGTGTTGAAGGGGAAGCGGATCTTCCTGTTACCTGAATCACAACTCGAACTTCCCCTTGCCCGCTTTCTTCAGCGGGAGTGCGGGATGGAACTCGTTGAGGTGGGTACGCCTTATCTCAATCGCGACCAAATGGCAGAAGAAATTGCCCTGCTACCGGAAGGCACACCGGTGATGGAGGGACAACACGTGGAGCTGCAATTGGACCGCGTTCGCGACAGCAAACCGGACCTGGTGGTTTGCGGCATGGGTCTCGCCAATCCCCTTGAAGCCGAGGGGATCGCCACCAAATGGTCGATCGAACTGGTGTTCAGCCCAATCCATGGCATCGATCAAGCCGGTGAGCTGGCCGAACTGTTCTCAAGACCTCTGCGGCGACATCAACTCCTCGCGCATTAA